From the genome of Brassica oleracea var. oleracea cultivar TO1000 chromosome C4, BOL, whole genome shotgun sequence:
ATGTATGTCCTTACATTCAGAGAATTGCAAATGGAGAAGACTCTTCTCTGATTACTGGTCATCCTATCACTGAGATACTATGCAGGTCGATTTTTATTTCTAGCCTGAATCTCTTTCTTAGTAACAGCCTCCCCTTCCTTTGTGTTTGAATATAAATTTGTGTATGGCTAAATAAATGTATCTGCTTGCTTTCATGTTGCAGCTCAGGAACTTCTGGTGGAGAGCCGAAGCTAATGCCAACCATTTCGGAAGATCTTGATCGGCGCACCTTTGTCTACAATCTTATCAATCCAATCGCGAACAAGTTAGTACAATGTTTCCTGTTAATATTCAGTCCTGATATACTTTAACATCCTCCTTGTTGCTCTTATAAGAGTAGTGATTAGTGAAGAAGGAATTACATCTTCCATGCACATGAATATTTACTTGATAAAAAACAAAGTGGCTGATCTCATATTCCATAAAAGAACCACTAGGACTGTTCCTGTAGTTGTAGGATAGTGGATATGTCTCAAAATCTGACCTATGGAAGTGGAAGTACACATCACATCACAATTCCTCCATGTTATTATCCACTGGAAACATTTAATAAAAAAGGAAAAAAATTAAAAAGGTTAACGATAGGCTTCAATGTGAATATGGCTTCATAATCATTGTAGGCACTAACATATGGAATCTGGATACACATGCATAGATGTACTGGCCGTGGTACCAATAAATCTTCATAGTAGGTTGCTCACTAAGGAAGTTTGCTTTCTGCTTTGAGTTTTGTGTTTGCTTTTTGTGGAAATTAAGTGGTATCATGTCATGTACTATAAAGTTTGCATCCATCATCTTTTATCCACACGCCATTTTGATGTCCCCACCCAAAGATTCTCTGAGAATTTTGAACAGCACTTACTAAACCTCAAGAATCTTTTCATATCCACTACTAATTTTTCTTTTCTTTCATTTTACCTCTTTTACCATCGTCTCTCTTTACTATGTTTTTGACTGAGATTTATTATATGTATTACTGACAGGTATCTAGAAGGACTTGACAAAGGAAAAACAATGTACCTAAACTTCGTCAAAGCTGAAACATCAACTCCTTGTGGTTTACCAATCAGAACTGTCCTCACTAGCTACTACAAGAGCAAACATTTCCAGTGCCGACCTTACGATCCATTCAACGACTTAACCAGTCCCATACAAACCATCCTTTGTGAAGACAGCAACCAAAGCATGTACTGTCAGTTGCTTGCCGCTCTTATTCACCGTCACAAAGTCATGCGTCTCGGAGCTGTCTTCGCTTCAGCCTTTCTCCGTGCAATCTCTTATCTCGAGCGAAAATGGAGCCAGCTCTGCCAAGACATCCGCACCGGCCATCTCAGTCCCATGATCACCGATCCAGGATGCCAGACGGCTATGACTTCTCTTTTAGCCTCGCCAAATCCTGACTTAGCTGACGAGGTTGAAGAAATCTGTGGACGCCCGTCGTGGAAAGGGATTCTGTGTCAACTCTGGCCTCAAGCAAAGTTCATTGAAGCAGTAGTGACAGGCTCAATGGCTCAGTACATACCAGCGCTTGAGTTCTTTAGCCAAGGCAAGATTCCGTTGGTTTGTCCAATGTATGCTTCCTCCGAGACTTACTTTGGAGTCAACGTGAAGCCACTCTCCAAGCCATCTGACGTCGTTTTCACGCTCTTGCCCAACATGTGCTACTTCGAGTTCATTTCTCTCGGCAAAAACGGAACTCTCTCTTTTGACGTAGAGGACGAAGAAGTCGTCCCCTGTGACAAAGTGGTTGACTTGGTCGACGTCAAACTCGGACGCTACTATGAACTCGTCGTCACAACCTTCGCAGGTAAAGAAACTGGTGGCATTGTCTTCTCCTTTTTAGTCAGCTCTGACTCTTGCATGGAAACAGGATTGTACCGTTACAGAATCGGCGATGTCCTTCAAGTGGCGGGGTTCTACAACAAAGCACCACAGTTCAGGTTTATCTGCAGGAGAAACGTGGTTCTAAGCATCGACTTAGACAAAACCAACGAGGAAGATCTTCACAGGAGCATCACGCTGGCCAAGAAGAAGCTTGAAAACAAGGCATTCCTCGCGGAGTACACGAGCTACGCGGATACTTCATCAGTGCCAGGTCACTACGTGCTTTTCTGGGAGATCCAATGGCTCGAACCTGATGATGAGGAGGAGAAGCTGCTGATGGAAGAGTGTTGCATTGCGGTTGAGGAAGAGCTGGATTACATATACAGGCAATGCAGGAAGAGAGATAGATCGGTGGGGCCTTTAGAGATAAGAGTGGTGAAGCCAGGGACGTTCGAGAAGCTGATGGATATGATAATAAGCCAAGGAGGGTCGCTTAATCAGTACAAAACGCCGAGATGTGTTAAGTCCAACAGTGCTATGCTCAAGCTCTTGGACGGCCACGTGACCGGTTCCTTCTTTAGCCCTCGTGATCCAACCTGGTCCCCTTGATTTCGAACGTATGTATTGATCGGAGAGACTATAGTTTACTAATCAGTATTCGGTAATAACCAAATGGGATCGGATTTGCTGTAATGCTAGCAGTAGCAGGCATGTAATGCTACTACCTGATTGATTAAAAAATGTTATAAGAAACTTCATTTACCGAGTTATCTATCTCTTATAGTTCCTTTCGGTTTCTCGTCGCATAATATAACTTTAGTACCGAGTTACTTATATCGTATGATTTACAATATATTAAGGAATTTTAAGACGATCATCATCCTCAAGCCCTCTTGAAACAAAAGCTACTGTGGGATTCTTTTTTTGTATTCTCTGGCATGGCTTCTGAGGAAGAGTTGTATTCATTGGGTGTTTGAAGTGTGTTTCCCGGCCCAAACATATAACACAAGAGTCCAATCTGTTTATCCAACTGTCGTTGGTTACAAATTTAATTACATCATCATCCACTTTGTCGGCACTTAATCTTATCAGGATCATGGATAAATGCCATGTGATCTGTGAACATGGCTTCTTAACGGACAGAAACCCCACGTACGCTGTCTCCCAAAACTTGATTCGGATAATACTGAAATGAAAAAGCAATTATTATGATTGTTTTTTGATTTTTCTCTTGTGTTGAACATATATAGTCAGCCAAAAGACATGAAGCGCATCTGGTGTAGTGGTATCATAGTACCCTCCCACGGTACTGACCAGGGTTCGATTCCCTGGATGCGCATTTTTTTTTGTGCAAGAGTGTTCCGGTTTGGTTTGCATAGGCTTTTTGGGCTTGGTTAAGGACTAGTAGTGGAAACTGGCTTAGATGCATTCAGATTATCCATGTCTTGGCCTAGATTCC
Proteins encoded in this window:
- the LOC106337636 gene encoding putative indole-3-acetic acid-amido synthetase GH3.9 — protein: MDVLKFDYNHKGDNALKELERITSKAAEVQDNMLSGILERNKDTQYLRKYMKGSKDVMEFKRSVPVITYKDVCPYIQRIANGEDSSLITGHPITEILCSSGTSGGEPKLMPTISEDLDRRTFVYNLINPIANKYLEGLDKGKTMYLNFVKAETSTPCGLPIRTVLTSYYKSKHFQCRPYDPFNDLTSPIQTILCEDSNQSMYCQLLAALIHRHKVMRLGAVFASAFLRAISYLERKWSQLCQDIRTGHLSPMITDPGCQTAMTSLLASPNPDLADEVEEICGRPSWKGILCQLWPQAKFIEAVVTGSMAQYIPALEFFSQGKIPLVCPMYASSETYFGVNVKPLSKPSDVVFTLLPNMCYFEFISLGKNGTLSFDVEDEEVVPCDKVVDLVDVKLGRYYELVVTTFAGLYRYRIGDVLQVAGFYNKAPQFRFICRRNVVLSIDLDKTNEEDLHRSITLAKKKLENKAFLAEYTSYADTSSVPGHYVLFWEIQWLEPDDEEEKLLMEECCIAVEEELDYIYRQCRKRDRSVGPLEIRVVKPGTFEKLMDMIISQGGSLNQYKTPRCVKSNSAMLKLLDGHVTGSFFSPRDPTWSP